The Desulfobacterales bacterium genome has a window encoding:
- a CDS encoding transposase: MARVQRHYIPGQIWHITHRCHKREFLLKFSKDRSRWLQWLYEAKKRYGLVILNYAVTSNHIHLLVVGSSERDVIPNSIKLIAGRTGQEFNQRKNRKGAFWEDRYHATAIENGDHLLRCLVYIDLNMVRAGVVHHPSEWPFGGYNEIH; the protein is encoded by the coding sequence ATGGCGAGAGTTCAACGACACTATATACCAGGACAAATATGGCACATCACTCACAGGTGCCACAAACGGGAATTTTTGCTTAAATTTTCCAAGGATCGAAGTAGATGGCTTCAATGGCTGTATGAAGCAAAAAAACGATATGGATTGGTGATTTTGAATTATGCAGTTACTTCGAATCATATTCATCTTCTTGTAGTTGGAAGCAGTGAAAGGGATGTCATCCCAAATTCGATTAAACTGATTGCAGGAAGAACAGGCCAGGAATTTAATCAACGAAAAAATCGTAAGGGTGCATTTTGGGAAGACCGATATCATGCGACAGCAATTGAAAACGGAGACCATCTTTTGAGATGTCTCGTCTATATTGATCTGAATATGGTAAGGGCGGGGGTTGTTCATCATCCATCGGAATGGCCTTTTGGTGGTTATAATGAAATCCATTAA
- a CDS encoding ATP-binding protein, which produces MLTLDQYDYIPTAQRFYGKTIKKIARETGHSKNTVRKVLRGECSRYSPRKHQPAPRTGSYQAIIDELGYVPFSQEGAQLLFQVLAERHERKSVIITTNLGFGDWTQIFGDVNLTAAHLDRVTHKAHIIQYTWVQLPFERLPEKQINMRRHRPPP; this is translated from the coding sequence ATGTTGACGCTGGATCAATACGATTACATTCCAACAGCACAACGGTTTTACGGGAAAACGATCAAGAAAATTGCCAGGGAAACGGGGCATTCGAAGAACACGGTAAGAAAAGTACTTCGGGGTGAATGCAGCCGCTATAGCCCGAGAAAGCATCAGCCTGCGCCGAGAACAGGCTCATACCAGGCGATCATAGACGAATTGGGATATGTCCCCTTTTCTCAAGAGGGCGCACAGCTTTTATTTCAGGTGCTGGCAGAGCGCCATGAACGCAAATCCGTAATTATTACTACGAACCTTGGGTTCGGGGACTGGACGCAGATATTTGGCGATGTAAATTTAACAGCAGCACATCTCGACAGGGTCACCCATAAGGCCCATATTATCCAGTACACCTGGGTGCAGTTACCGTTTGAAAGACTCCCTGAAAAACAGATAAATATGCGGCGCCACCGCCCGCCCCCCTAA
- a CDS encoding TetR/AcrR family transcriptional regulator, giving the protein MKKIELKKKLKLNSIVKAAQELFQANGFIGTSMDKIADKAGVTKQTVYRYFDSKEALFKAALDLHRLDATSHDFIEALNLEDATNALETFATGFIERHLSKEHLANIRLLVSEGPMVPEITRVFYARGPRRMRTRLSQFLKDRFNIDDAEYEIGVFLDILLSLRMPVLTGLHAPPSRESLRRHAAKAVKVLMKLLDL; this is encoded by the coding sequence ATGAAAAAAATAGAGCTAAAGAAAAAGTTAAAGTTAAATAGCATCGTCAAAGCTGCACAAGAATTGTTTCAAGCCAATGGCTTCATCGGTACCAGTATGGATAAAATTGCCGACAAGGCCGGTGTCACCAAACAAACGGTATACCGGTATTTCGATTCGAAGGAGGCACTTTTCAAGGCGGCTCTGGATTTACATCGGCTGGATGCGACGAGTCATGACTTTATAGAGGCACTGAACCTGGAAGACGCAACAAACGCCCTGGAAACATTTGCAACCGGATTCATCGAAAGACATTTGTCCAAGGAGCATCTGGCAAACATCCGTTTGCTGGTATCCGAGGGCCCCATGGTGCCTGAAATAACGCGCGTCTTTTATGCGAGGGGCCCCAGGCGGATGAGAACCCGCCTTTCACAATTCCTGAAGGACAGATTCAACATAGATGACGCCGAATATGAGATTGGCGTTTTTCTGGACATTCTCCTTTCCCTGCGCATGCCTGTGCTTACCGGCCTGCATGCGCCTCCGTCCAGGGAAAGTCTCCGGCGGCATGCCGCCAAAGCCGTCAAGGTCCTCATGAAATTGCTTGATTTATAA